The stretch of DNA TCGATATAAGTGGTTCAGGTATCGGGTTTGTTTCTGATATTGAAATGAAAGAAGGGGAATACGTTGAGATAAAAGTTGTATTACCGATATATCCCCATTTAAAAATTACAACATTGTGTCGTGTTTTGAGAAGTGAAACGCGCAAGAAAGATGATAAACAGTTCTGGGAGGTTGCATTGGGTTTCCTTGTTATCAACGATAACGACAAGGATCTCCTTATTAATTACATCTTTATGAAAGAGAGGGAAATGTTACGCCATAAAAAAGAGTCTACAGGTTGATGGTGTAATGGATATAACGACATTATTAGGGCTTACCGTTGGGATTGGTGCAGTGATTGCCTCTTTTTTGATGGAAGGTGGACACCTCTCTTCATTAATCCAGGCGCCGGCTATGATTTTAGTAATCTGTGGAACATTTGGTGCAGCCATTGTTACTATCCCTTTCGCCGAGTTAAAAAGCTTACCAAAATTAATAGGCATTGTCCTCTCCGATAGGAAGCTAAATTCCCAACAACTTATCGACCTTATCTGTGATCTTGCCTATAAATCCCGGAAAAATGGTCTTTTGAGTCTTGAAAATGAGCTTCCTAAAATTAAGGATTCTTTTCTGAAGAAGGCGGTGCAGCTCTCCGTTGACGGATTTGAAACGAACAAGATTAGAGAGATACTTGAGATAGAAATGGCATATATTGAAGAGAGGCATAAGGTTGGGGCAGCATTTTTTCAGAAATTGGGGGGTTTTTCTCCCACCTTTGGTATAATCGGTACCGTTCTCGGCTTGATTCATGCATTAGGGAATATGGAAAACAGCGCAGGCATGGCATCATCAATAGCGACAGCCTTTATCGCCACGCTCTGGGGTGTTGCGCTTGCAAATATTATTTATTTGCCTATATCAGATAAACTCAAGGCTAAACATCAATACGAGGCGCTTCATCTTGATATCATTTGTGAAGGTGTTATCTGCCTCTCCATGGGAGATAATCCAAGGGTCATACGGATGAAGCTCATGTCATTTTTACTTCCCAATAAGAGAAGTGGTGATATTTAATGAGGAAAAAAAACAACAACGACGAGCGTGAAAATCTCGAAAGATGGCTTCTTACATACGCAGACCTCATCACTTTATTGCTTGCCTTTTTTATCATGATGTACACATTCTCAAAACAAGATGCACAGAAATATGATGAAGTGTCGGCTCATCTTAAGGCCATTTTTTCAGGCGGTTCAGGTCTCTTGCAACAAGGGAAAGCAATGGGTGCATCTCCCTTAGAATCGCCGTCCAATGCAAACTCAACAGAGGCAATAAAGGAAAAGCTCAAGAATGAGCTTAAAGAAATATCCGGTGAAAATAGCTTAAAAAATAGTATTTTTATCTTTACAGATGCAAGAGGTGTTGTTATCAGGATAATGGATAAGGCGTTTTATGATGAAGGGAAGGCTGATCTGAAACAGGGTGCAAAAAATGCCCTCGATAAAATTGTCCCTACTATGAAAGAGATAAAAAACCATATCAGAATTGAAGGTCACACAGACAATACACCTATCAGCAAGGGGGAATTTAAGTCCAACTGGGAGCTTTCGGTGAGAAGGGCTACGGAGGTTGTAAGATACCTTATTGAAAAAGGACCAATACCACCTGAGAGGATATCTGCAACCGGCTATGCTGAATACCGACCGATAA from Pseudomonadota bacterium encodes:
- a CDS encoding flagellar motor protein MotB encodes the protein MRKKNNNDERENLERWLLTYADLITLLLAFFIMMYTFSKQDAQKYDEVSAHLKAIFSGGSGLLQQGKAMGASPLESPSNANSTEAIKEKLKNELKEISGENSLKNSIFIFTDARGVVIRIMDKAFYDEGKADLKQGAKNALDKIVPTMKEIKNHIRIEGHTDNTPISKGEFKSNWELSVRRATEVVRYLIEKGPIPPERISATGYAEYRPIINNDTPENRALNRRVEIIIENTKY
- a CDS encoding flagellar motor protein, which codes for MDITTLLGLTVGIGAVIASFLMEGGHLSSLIQAPAMILVICGTFGAAIVTIPFAELKSLPKLIGIVLSDRKLNSQQLIDLICDLAYKSRKNGLLSLENELPKIKDSFLKKAVQLSVDGFETNKIREILEIEMAYIEERHKVGAAFFQKLGGFSPTFGIIGTVLGLIHALGNMENSAGMASSIATAFIATLWGVALANIIYLPISDKLKAKHQYEALHLDIICEGVICLSMGDNPRVIRMKLMSFLLPNKRSGDI